Part of the Pirellulales bacterium genome, GCAAAATCGCACCTGTAGGCTTCCATTACCGGTTACTAGAACACCGCCGCCAGGAAAACCCGCCACAGTCACCTGCAATAGATTTGAGCCGCTTGACCCATTGCCGAAGATTAGTCCTTGTCCAGTGCCTCCAAACCCGCTTCCTGGCTCGAGGGTTACAAAGGGTGCGCCGACGCTATTGCTGCCGATGGATACCGGCCCAATGATCGTTGGAAGCGCTGAATTTAACGATATTGCCTGGCCATTGAGTGAAGAAGCAAAAACGATTTCATCATCGTCGGTGAATTGATTTGCTTGGCTAATTGCCCATCGCAGTGTGCCAGTATCTGTACTTGTACCGTCGTCCGTGCGTGTAACAGTGAATGTACTTCCTGAAAGTAAATTACGTGTCTCGAGTGCCTCGAACGATAACCTGCGGCGGATGGCAATTCTGCTCATAGATGTTTTTCTTGCAAAAACGAACGGGAACTAAACGGATTGATGGACTGGATTTTTTGAAAAGAAATAGACCCACCAAGATACCGGCCACTGCCAGCTCGCTGCTAGAGGGTTCGGGCACTGTATAATTCACTTCCAAGGTGGGCCGCCACGTTGACTGAGAGTTTTCGTTGCTTGCGAAATTCAATAAACTGATCGAATTGACGCTAAGGCCGAAGCCTGCAATTTCGGCTTGACTTGCCATCAGATCATTCAAACCTGCTGTTACATCGAACCGATTCGGTGTCAGGGGTATGGGATCGGATGCCGGAAAGCTAACTTCAAGAATTGGATTACCAGCATTAAAGTCGCTCAATTGAATCACACCGTCGCCGACATAGCCATTCACGACAAAGTCGGCTGTATGATTATCCCGCGCCGTCATAGTAAGTAGTAAATAGGCGCTTTGAATCTGTGCCGACGATGGAATCATTGCTAGATCGAATTCAAGGGCTGCACGCTGCGAAGTCGGTGCGCCCGTTTCTGCCCGTAATTGAGAATCGTTTTGCGGTAGTAACAGTTCAAAAATTCCGTCTCCATTATCATCTTCCGCAGATCCATCTACGATGGGCAAAAGACTAATCGTGTCGGCGCGCAATTGCATCGAGAGGCCGATCACGATGAATATTACTGGTGTGAAATTTCGCATGGCATATCCTCCGTGAAATTGCTCGCTGTAAGTTCACGCAGCAACCCATTGCCGCCAGCGAGCGCCGCTCATTGTAAACGACGCCAGCGCGAGCCAAAAGCTCGACGGCTCCGAATTGGTGAAAAATTGTTTGGATCGTCAACCGATCCGCATGCAGCGGGCGGCGGGCGGGAAGTGGTGGGTGAATTCAAATGCGGAGTGAGGAGTGGGGAGTGTGGAATGCCGAACTTCAGCAACGAGTTTAGCCGCGACGCGCAAGCGGAGCGCGCAGATAGCCCATTGCGTGCGGGATCGGCGGCGGGCAGCAGGCCGCCAGACACCATGCCCTAGACCCACCTCTTGAAATTGGGCCAGGCGATCGGGTAGAATCTGGACATGTACAAAAGTATAGTATTGCTGTATTACTGCTTGGTGGTCTGGTGCCTGGTGTCTGGGGGTTTGCGTATGGTAGCGGAACGCGACCAACGGTCGCGGCTTTATATAAGAGCAAATGATCGAACCGATGAACACTTCGCATTCGACTCCTCGTCCCCAGTCCCTGGCCTCTAACCCCTAGTTCCTAATCTCTCCGATGTCCAACAATTCGCCAACAATGAACATCGCTGGACGAAAATCGAATCGATTCTGTCGCCTGCCGGCGCGCGGCAAATCGCGAATTTGCAGCGCCGGTGCGAGCGCGGCCCTGACGAAACAGGTCGGTTGTGTCCGACGAATGAAAATCGTGGACGAAACCGATTTGCCGGCGCACATCGGCAGGCGGCGCCGGAAAATGGCGCGCGAAAATTTACCATCGCTGGCGAGTTGGGGCCGCGCAGAATTAACGCTTTACTTCGGTGCTTTTAGGCTGCAAGAATTTCGGCCGAGGAATTTGTTTGGCGCCTGCCGGGGCACTTCGGCTTTCTGCGGAAGCCGCGTTGGGCGGGGCAGCCGGGGAAGATTTCCGAGCAGCGCCAAAGAAATTTGCAATGGAAGCGACCACAATTTGCTGCTCGGGGGCAGTGAGCTCCGGAAAGATGGGCAGGGCCAAAGTTTCGCGGGCCGCCAATTCAGTTTCCGACAGGCTGCCCAAGGGATAGCCCAGCGAGGTGAAACACTTTTGCTCGTGCAGGGGCACCGGATAATAAATTTCGGTGCCGATTTTTGCGGCGGTAAGGTGCTGCCGAAGCTCGTTCCGGCGGCCATCGGGCACGCGAATGGTGTACTGATTCCAGACATGCTTGGCGGCCCGAGCGGTATGCGGGAGTGCGATGATTTTGTCCAGCCCGTATTCGGCGAACAGCATGTGGTAACGATCGGCGTTGGTTTGCCGCTGGCGAGCCCAATGATCCAGATGCGGGAGCTTCACGTTGAGGACGGCGGCCTGGAGAGTATCGAGCCGGCTGTTGATGCCGACGACGTGATGATGGTAGCGTGGTTCCATGCCATGACCGCGCAAGAGGCGGAGCTTGGCGGCCAGCTCGTCATGATCGGTGGTGAGCAATCCGCCATCGCCCATGCCGCCGAGATTCTTCGTGGGATAGAAGCTGAAGCAGCCCATGTCGCCCAGCGTGCCGGCACTGCGGCCGGCGTAGGCGGCGCCGATGGCCTGGCAGGCATCTTCGATGATGGGCAAGCTGTGCTTGGCGGCGACGCGGCCAATTTCATCCATGGCGGCGCACTGCCCGAACAAGTGCACCGGAATGATGGCCTTGGTTTGCGGCGAAATGAGCGGGGCGATTTTCGCGGGATCGATGTTGAACGTGGCGGGCTCAATGTCGCAGAAGACCGGTTCGGCCCCCAACCGCCACACAGCGCTGGCCGTGGCGAAGAACGTGTAACTGGGGCAAATGACTTCGTCCCCCTCGCCGATGTTCAGCGCCATGAGGGCCAGCAGCAAGGCATCGCTGCCAGAGGCACAAGCGATGGCGTGCCGGGCGCCGGTGTAAGCGGCGACGGCGCGTTCCAACTGCTCGCACTCCGGACCCAAGATGTACCGTCCGCTGTCGCAAACCTGCGTGACGGCGGCCAGCAATTGTTCCCGAAGCGGCTCGTACTGCCGTTTGACATCCAGAAGCGGAACCGGGTGCGAGGCGTGATCCATGGACGAATCCTTTCATCCGCGAAGGAGGCGATAACCACAAGCGACGGGCCGCTAGCAGTGCTAGCGGAGAGGCTAGGCCGACAAAAAATCGGGCCAGAGAATAGAAAGCGGGCGCTGGCAGGTCAAGAGTGGCTTTCGGCGCTGCTTTGGCCATTGGCCGTTGCCAGGAGCAGCTCTTGGCGACGTATTTCTCGAACATCGAGTTCCAAGGGCTCGAGTTCCTGCAGCACTTTGGTCGACGGCGCTGCGCCCAATTCGGAGAAGCGGCGGGCACTGAAAAATACACTGTTTTCCAATCGCGAGACCGCATCATTGTAGCAGTTCACCGATGACTTCAGATTACTTCCCAGCAACTGAAACGCTTGCGAAAGCCCAGCCAATGCCTCGTAGAGTTTTTTACCCAACTGGCTTACTTCGAGAGCACTTTCGGCGAGCTTTTCCTGCTGCCAATACAAGGCGACGGCGCGCAGTAAAGCGATTAGCGTGGAGGGAGTGGCCACAATCACGCGCTGGTCCCAAGCCATTTTGATTAACTCTTGTTCCTGCTGCTGAGCCGCGTAAAAGAATGTTTCACCAGGCAGAAACAGGACGACAAAGTCGGGTGATTCATCAAACATTTTCCAGTATTCTTTTTTACCCAAATCGTTGATGTGCTTGAGCAAATTCCGGGAATAATCGACGAGGCATTCACGGCGAACTTCGTCGTCAGAAGCGTTCGCGGCTTCCAGCAAAGCGGAAAGCGGGACTTTGGCGTCGACCGCAATGCGGCGATTGCCCGGCAGATTGACAACCACATCGGGGCGCAACCGGCCCTCCTGACACGTGCCGGAAAATTGCTCATCGAAATCACAATGATCGATCATGCCTGCCATTTTCATCACCTGACGCAACTGCATTTGCCCCCAATCGCCGGCGACATTGGACGATTTGAGTGCACCGGCCAAATTTGCGGCTTCTTTTTGCAGTTGTTGACCCGTTTGCTGAAGAGATTGCACTTGGGTTCGCAGCTCCGAATATGCTCCTTGCCGAGCAACTTCGATTTCCTGGATTTTCGTTTCGAATTTTGTGAGTGCATCTTTGACTGGCATGACCATGGCTCCGATGGCTTCCTCCCTCTGCTTCAATTCCCCTTTGGCAGTTTCCTGCTCAGTGTGAAAAGCGGATTTGGCCAGATCAAGGAACTGTTGGTTGTTGGATTTGAGCGCCTCGGCGGCCAATGCATTGAAAGCATCTTTCAACTTATGCTCAGCTTGCTGGATCAGCGCAAGCTTTTCTGCCGTTTGCTTCCGCTCTTCTAGCAAGGTGACTTCGAGCGCGATTTTTTCCGTTTCGAGGCGAGTGTTGGCGGTACGAAGATTAGAGAGTTCGAGTTGGAGTTGAGTTTCGCGGTGCTGTAAAGCTTCGACAACATCCTGTTGGGCCGATAAGCGTTCTGCGATAGCCCCTCTCTTTGCTTGCAAGATTACCCAGACAAAAGCGGCTCCTAAAATAAAACCCACCAGCAAAGCAGGGGCCACCCAAAGTGCATTCATGTGTCCACCGTGACAGCGAGATGTATTCCGTTAGCGACAAAAAACCTCGGGCATGTACAGCAGTTCATGCACAGGCAATATCGCACGGAGTGGCGCGCAACGCAAGCGGGGATGAAAGACCGCTGTATTTGCTGGGACAACATCTGAATACTTAGGAAGACATTTCCGGTAGGGTGTCCCAATTAGAAAGTTGGGATTGGATTTCATCCCAGCTGAGCCGAATCCAGGGCAGGGAAAATAATTGATCTTCATGGAGAATTGGATCACGTAGTTGATTGCAGACGCGATCGACTTCTTCCTTGAGCAATAGCAACCAGCCGGGTAAATCGAGCCCAGCACCGCAAGGTTCGTCGGCTAGTTCGCCGGCTTCTTGTTCCAGCAATGCAAAGGCACCCGACGAGTTGCCGGTTCGCGCTTCCTCGGCCGCCGGCTGCACCAAGGCGCGGATGCGATCGATTACCAGCGGCCGTATAAAGCGTTCCTCCAATCGGTCAGCAACGGTTGCCAGGCGCATGCCATACTTGGCCTGTAATATGGCGAGGCGCGCCAATTGTTGATCGGCCACGTCGCTGGTACGTTCGACCATTGCTCGACGCCACAACTCGGCCGCGCCGATTAAACTCCGGCGGATAAGAACTTCGTGGGCCAGCGCCACCGGCCGCAAATTCCAGTGGATGCGCTCGTAATCGACTTTTACTCGCAAAAAATCCAACAGAATGAACAGCAACTCACCACGATCTGATTGCGTGGTAGTGGCATTGTAGTCGCAATACTCAGCGTAATTTTCGACAATTGCTTCGATCACCAACGCCAGGTGTTTTTTCGCTTCTGCCCGCGATAAGCCATGATCTAACTCGCGCAACAGCAACAAGGGTTGGGCAGGTTCCTCCGAGTTAGCCAAACGGTCTAACCAGACGTCGACGCCCTGATGCAAAATCGCACGCAGGTTACCCAAGTGAAAAAACTGTTGGGTAAATAAGTCGTGGCCATATCGCTGGATGAAATTGACCAATTCCTGCCAGGATTTTTCCGGCGATACGCGTTCTAAAACCGAAAGACGCAAAGTGCGGCTGTGTGAAAGCCATTCGGACAGAAGCGATTCAGTGACCTGTTGCAAACAATCGATGAGCTGCGCATCGACTGCGGAATCGGATTGAATGGCGGCGCGATCGATTGCTGCTGAATCTGTTGGGGTGCGGAAGGCTGCTATAGAAGGGTCGGGCGACCGAGAAAGGGAATCGGCCTGGGGTGTTTTGGCTGAACCCCATGTTAACGATGATTCAACCAAACTTTCTACAATAGTTTGATAGCCGATTTCAAATAAACGATTGAATTCTGTGACCGCACCAATCCCAGGTGAATGAGACTTTTCCATCGCGCGGGCCACACGCAACAGCTGACACGATTCGCGCAGCAGCCCTAATCGTGGCAAACGATGGAGCAGTTCGCAAAGTACTTGCTGCTGGGCCCGTGCGGAAGCAATCTTTGTGGGGGCACCGCCGCGCGACAGCGGCATATACAACGAGGGTTGCGGTGCAAGCTCGATCAAAAATGCTCTCCAGGCGGAGCGCGCTGCGACGGAATCTCCAGTCATGATGGCCGACATCAGCGCGATGGTTTCCCGTCCGTGGATGAAGGGGGTGAGTTTGGCGTCGACATGTATCTGCTTACTCGCCTCGGTGATCTTAGGTGAAGACGGCATCGCAGCGGCCAAAAAGAGCTCAGCTTCCATTGTGCTGGCCAGTGTTGTGACGACTTTTTCGAGCAGCATTTCGCGGGTAACGCGGCGACGATCGTATTCCAACAAGGCATCATAAGCAGCCGAAGAAATGGCGATTGGGTAACGCTGAATTGCGGTAGCAAGTTTCAATAATTGTTGATCGTTTTCTTGCGCGCGAGCCAACCATTCTGGTCGAATGACAAGCGTTGCGGTTTGGACGTCGGGCGTCGATGATTTTTCGCTATTGGAAGCCAGCCGTTTTTTCGTTGGAAACCAGGCCAGCATTTTCCATTGGGCCGATAACATGGCGAGAAACGCCAGACGCGGAGACAGCCGTCGGAGTTCGCGATCAAATTCGTCGTTGTTATCATTGGCACCGGGTACTTCTAACATATCGGCATCTGTGCCGTCTGCCGTGCTGTCTCGATAAACCATATTTTCGTACGCGGCGCTTAGCAAATTGTCTTGCTGGTCCGCGTCTTCTTCGAAATCCCTCGATGCCGGATGGCTCTGAGATTCAAATTGCTGTCCCGAAGAGCTATCTTCAGGCAATTCTTCCGAATGCCATTGTGGTACGTTCCAGAAATGTTCGGCATTGGCTTCGAGGTAATCGAAATACTTCAATCCCAGCGACGGAG contains:
- a CDS encoding DegT/DnrJ/EryC1/StrS family aminotransferase encodes the protein MDHASHPVPLLDVKRQYEPLREQLLAAVTQVCDSGRYILGPECEQLERAVAAYTGARHAIACASGSDALLLALMALNIGEGDEVICPSYTFFATASAVWRLGAEPVFCDIEPATFNIDPAKIAPLISPQTKAIIPVHLFGQCAAMDEIGRVAAKHSLPIIEDACQAIGAAYAGRSAGTLGDMGCFSFYPTKNLGGMGDGGLLTTDHDELAAKLRLLRGHGMEPRYHHHVVGINSRLDTLQAAVLNVKLPHLDHWARQRQTNADRYHMLFAEYGLDKIIALPHTARAAKHVWNQYTIRVPDGRRNELRQHLTAAKIGTEIYYPVPLHEQKCFTSLGYPLGSLSETELAARETLALPIFPELTAPEQQIVVASIANFFGAARKSSPAAPPNAASAESRSAPAGAKQIPRPKFLQPKSTEVKR
- the rmuC gene encoding DNA recombination protein RmuC: MNALWVAPALLVGFILGAAFVWVILQAKRGAIAERLSAQQDVVEALQHRETQLQLELSNLRTANTRLETEKIALEVTLLEERKQTAEKLALIQQAEHKLKDAFNALAAEALKSNNQQFLDLAKSAFHTEQETAKGELKQREEAIGAMVMPVKDALTKFETKIQEIEVARQGAYSELRTQVQSLQQTGQQLQKEAANLAGALKSSNVAGDWGQMQLRQVMKMAGMIDHCDFDEQFSGTCQEGRLRPDVVVNLPGNRRIAVDAKVPLSALLEAANASDDEVRRECLVDYSRNLLKHINDLGKKEYWKMFDESPDFVVLFLPGETFFYAAQQQEQELIKMAWDQRVIVATPSTLIALLRAVALYWQQEKLAESALEVSQLGKKLYEALAGLSQAFQLLGSNLKSSVNCYNDAVSRLENSVFFSARRFSELGAAPSTKVLQELEPLELDVREIRRQELLLATANGQSSAESHS